The following proteins are co-located in the Leptospira selangorensis genome:
- a CDS encoding sulfurtransferase, whose product MIVSSDWLYRRLGDPNIRIVDIRGRVEHTEPRYHSEPELYAKSHIPGSVFIDWTKDIVDLNDPVPVNIAPPEKFSELMAILGISNDTTVVAYDDHNRMFSGRLAWALRYYGNNKGLVLDGGFTGWVKEGKPIDSIFPKYEKKNFIAIPHPELKRNADEVQFRSSNTLLLDGRRPEVYAKGFIPGAINVPHTSLTDPETGKFLSKDELKVSFKNAGVDIDSLPEKIICYCNGGVSATVVVTALGILGIENIPVYDGSWNEWGKDEKRPKVQPPNFGS is encoded by the coding sequence ATGATCGTTAGTTCCGACTGGCTTTATAGGCGCTTAGGTGACCCGAATATCAGGATCGTGGATATACGTGGAAGAGTAGAACATACCGAACCCAGATACCATTCCGAACCCGAACTTTATGCAAAAAGCCATATCCCAGGATCGGTTTTTATAGATTGGACCAAGGATATAGTGGATTTGAACGATCCTGTTCCGGTCAATATCGCCCCTCCTGAAAAATTTTCCGAATTGATGGCCATATTAGGAATTTCTAATGATACTACAGTAGTTGCATACGACGATCATAATCGGATGTTTTCGGGTCGTTTAGCCTGGGCCCTCAGGTATTACGGAAATAACAAAGGACTGGTTTTAGACGGTGGTTTTACAGGCTGGGTTAAAGAAGGGAAACCTATCGATTCTATTTTTCCTAAATATGAAAAAAAGAATTTTATAGCGATTCCTCATCCTGAATTAAAACGAAATGCGGATGAAGTACAATTCAGGTCATCTAATACTCTTTTGCTAGACGGCAGACGTCCAGAAGTTTATGCAAAAGGTTTTATACCTGGTGCGATCAACGTTCCTCATACAAGTTTAACGGATCCGGAAACAGGCAAATTTCTTTCTAAAGACGAACTAAAAGTTTCGTTTAAAAACGCTGGGGTGGACATAGATTCTCTTCCTGAAAAGATCATCTGCTACTGTAATGGAGGAGTTTCTGCAACTGTTGTAGTCACAGCTTTAGGAATTTTAGGAATAGAAAATATTCCAGTCTATGATGGTTCTTGGAACGAATGGGGGAAGGACGAAAAACGACCCAAGGTCCAACCCCCCAATTTCGGATCGTAA
- a CDS encoding NAD(P)H-binding protein — translation MSITVAVPTGNIGKFLLPKLLEEGKDITVLTRSPQKLDVTVRERVTIRQGALEDENFILEATKGTEALYWLNPGNKKAEDVHGWYRLYGKSVSNAVQKNRIEYVVNISTIIPEVVEAGVADGIVHVEEYLNRTDANVVHLRPGFFLENLLPQISELKSRGTITFPIPPDREVAFIATSDIADVAADYLLNRNWKGKKIHVLHGGEDLTFEAAAKSLGDAIGTTLKYNYISLENFYKDLVAKGVTKAAAEGYTDIYRSMHLPREVEGIRSSETTTPTTVGLWGKRILKPKLDSL, via the coding sequence ATGAGTATCACTGTAGCAGTTCCTACTGGAAATATTGGCAAATTCCTTCTACCAAAACTTTTGGAAGAAGGAAAAGATATTACAGTCCTGACAAGAAGCCCGCAGAAATTAGATGTAACTGTCCGAGAAAGAGTGACAATCCGACAAGGCGCCTTGGAAGACGAAAATTTTATCTTAGAAGCTACCAAAGGAACAGAGGCCCTTTACTGGTTGAACCCAGGTAACAAAAAGGCGGAAGATGTTCACGGTTGGTATCGTCTTTACGGAAAGAGCGTGTCTAACGCAGTCCAAAAGAATCGGATAGAATATGTGGTAAATATCTCTACAATCATTCCGGAAGTAGTAGAAGCAGGCGTGGCGGACGGGATCGTCCATGTGGAAGAATACCTGAATAGGACGGATGCAAATGTTGTACATCTTCGTCCAGGTTTCTTTTTGGAAAATCTACTTCCTCAAATTTCGGAACTCAAATCCAGAGGAACGATCACCTTCCCTATTCCTCCGGATAGAGAAGTTGCATTCATTGCCACTTCGGATATCGCGGATGTGGCCGCGGATTATCTTTTAAATAGGAATTGGAAAGGAAAGAAGATCCATGTTTTGCACGGTGGAGAGGACTTAACCTTCGAAGCTGCAGCGAAAAGCCTCGGTGATGCGATCGGAACCACATTAAAATATAATTATATAAGTTTGGAAAATTTTTACAAAGACCTGGTTGCAAAAGGTGTGACAAAGGCTGCCGCAGAAGGTTATACTGATATCTACCGTTCCATGCATCTCCCCAGAGAAGTAGAAGGGATACGTAGTTCTGAGACAACTACTCCCACCACTGTGGGGCTTTGGGGGAAAAGGATATTAAAACCTAAATTGGATTCTTTATGA
- the thiM gene encoding hydroxyethylthiazole kinase, translated as MTTASLTQKTWPSPDVVFDLAEVRKNAPLTHVLTNIVVTNWTANVLLAAGASPAMVIAEEEVSDFAAIAGGVLINVGTINSFDAKAIKAAAIAAQKAGTPWVLDPVAVGALRYRTEIAKDLLQYKPTVIRGNASEILALAGAVGGGKGVDSTAASSDAVPLAKELAISTGAIVAISGEVDYITDGKETIAVPGGHILMTKVTGVGCSLGALIASFLGVQKDSLRAAVSASAVFAIAGSRAAERSSGTGSFAVAFLDELSTISA; from the coding sequence ATGACAACCGCTTCTTTGACCCAAAAAACCTGGCCCTCTCCCGACGTGGTCTTCGACCTGGCGGAAGTCCGTAAAAACGCACCACTCACTCATGTGCTCACAAATATCGTGGTCACGAACTGGACTGCAAACGTCCTTCTGGCCGCAGGTGCCTCCCCTGCAATGGTGATTGCGGAAGAAGAAGTTTCCGATTTCGCTGCGATTGCCGGTGGAGTGCTGATCAACGTAGGTACAATCAATAGTTTTGATGCAAAGGCAATTAAGGCAGCCGCGATTGCTGCTCAAAAAGCAGGAACTCCTTGGGTATTAGATCCTGTAGCAGTTGGTGCTCTTAGATACAGGACTGAAATTGCAAAAGATCTTTTACAATATAAACCTACCGTGATCCGAGGAAACGCTTCTGAGATCTTAGCACTTGCAGGCGCCGTAGGAGGAGGCAAAGGTGTGGATTCTACTGCTGCTTCTTCCGATGCAGTTCCTCTTGCTAAAGAATTAGCGATTAGTACGGGAGCTATTGTTGCTATCAGCGGAGAAGTGGATTATATCACAGACGGAAAGGAGACAATCGCAGTTCCTGGAGGTCATATTCTGATGACCAAGGTCACAGGAGTTGGATGTTCGTTAGGAGCTTTGATCGCTTCCTTCTTAGGTGTTCAAAAAGACTCATTACGTGCCGCAGTTTCCGCATCCGCCGTATTTGCAATTGCAGGTTCCAGAGCCGCAGAAAGATCTTCCGGTACCGGAAGTTTTGCCGTGGCATTTTTAGACGAACTAAGCACAATTTCTGCATGA
- a CDS encoding class I SAM-dependent methyltransferase — MLDILLDILADPSDKGNLVWNQEKRVVHNPRLGLDYPFLNGFFHLTKHDAVQSDDIRSEARYEGLAEWYDSIMQDQNNRGDLANSAYSILRSLLGKGEGIVLDIGCGTGLAADITKELGYSPIGVDLSQDQLRIAAKRLPVVLGDSAELPISDHSVHLAYSTFTTTDWENLERSAKEIFRVLAPGGRYIDIGVHPCFYGAYAEPLSQGEILQKPGYNKSQFIEPNLLKGTVRSKVGAWHRPVSDVINTFLAAGFKLVKVVEGGQGDLPQLLALSLLKE; from the coding sequence ATGTTAGATATATTACTAGATATATTAGCCGATCCTTCCGATAAGGGAAATTTGGTCTGGAACCAGGAAAAGCGAGTAGTGCATAATCCTCGCCTGGGCTTGGACTACCCTTTCCTGAATGGTTTCTTCCATCTGACCAAACATGACGCCGTCCAAAGTGACGATATCCGATCAGAAGCGCGCTATGAAGGTTTGGCAGAATGGTATGATTCCATTATGCAAGACCAAAACAATCGAGGGGACCTGGCAAATTCTGCGTATTCAATTTTGAGATCCTTGTTAGGTAAAGGAGAAGGGATCGTTTTGGATATAGGATGCGGCACCGGGCTTGCCGCGGATATTACCAAAGAGTTGGGATACTCTCCGATCGGGGTGGACCTTTCTCAAGACCAATTGAGGATCGCAGCAAAAAGACTTCCTGTGGTTTTAGGCGACTCCGCAGAGCTTCCTATCTCGGATCACTCCGTTCATCTCGCATACAGCACTTTTACTACTACCGATTGGGAAAATCTGGAGAGATCCGCGAAGGAAATTTTCAGAGTTTTGGCCCCCGGAGGAAGATACATCGATATTGGAGTTCATCCTTGCTTTTACGGAGCTTATGCAGAACCTCTTTCTCAAGGTGAAATTTTGCAAAAACCGGGATATAATAAGTCCCAGTTCATTGAACCGAATCTTTTGAAAGGAACAGTGAGAAGTAAGGTGGGCGCTTGGCATAGACCTGTTTCGGATGTGATCAATACTTTCTTAGCCGCAGGTTTTAAATTAGTAAAAGTGGTAGAAGGTGGACAAGGAGATCTTCCCCAACTTCTCGCATTAAGCCTACTGAAAGAATAG